Proteins from one Sphingobium herbicidovorans genomic window:
- a CDS encoding TonB-dependent receptor domain-containing protein translates to MRYTDQRRSFEGCTYDSGAGDLSAVISRFATLLSGIPTTLPPGACITLSPTYRPGVVFNNLNEDNVSWRAGVNWQAAPRALIYANVSKGYKNGAFPTTGATASLQLAPAKQESVLAYEAGFKLTLFDQTLQLNGAGFYYDYRGKQLRGKVIDPVLGPLNALVNVPKSRIAGAELQAIWQPTEGLNINMGGTYIGSKILGNFINYDALGVLGPLSGDPFPLTPKWQFVGDAQYEFPVGNDMNAFIGGAMNYQGRTNGGLGDLALFDMPGYTLYDARIGVKSPDDKWRASFTVQNLTDKYYSTLVNLPTADAVIRYTGRPRTWAFNLSYRY, encoded by the coding sequence CTGCGATACACCGATCAGCGTCGCAGCTTCGAGGGCTGCACCTATGACTCGGGCGCGGGCGACCTCTCCGCGGTGATTTCGCGCTTCGCGACGCTGCTGAGCGGCATCCCGACGACGCTGCCGCCCGGAGCCTGTATCACGCTGTCGCCGACCTATCGACCCGGCGTCGTTTTCAACAATCTCAACGAGGACAATGTCTCGTGGCGCGCGGGCGTGAACTGGCAGGCGGCGCCAAGGGCCCTGATCTATGCCAACGTCAGCAAAGGTTACAAGAACGGGGCCTTCCCCACGACGGGCGCGACGGCGTCGCTTCAGCTTGCGCCCGCCAAGCAGGAATCCGTCCTCGCTTACGAGGCCGGTTTCAAGCTGACATTGTTCGATCAGACGCTCCAGTTGAATGGCGCGGGCTTCTATTACGATTATCGGGGCAAGCAGCTGCGCGGCAAGGTCATCGACCCCGTGCTGGGTCCCCTCAACGCTCTCGTCAACGTGCCGAAATCGCGGATCGCCGGCGCTGAGCTGCAGGCAATTTGGCAGCCGACCGAGGGGCTGAACATCAATATGGGCGGTACCTATATCGGCTCCAAGATTCTCGGCAATTTCATCAACTATGACGCCCTCGGCGTGCTGGGGCCGCTGTCCGGCGATCCTTTCCCGCTGACGCCGAAATGGCAGTTCGTCGGCGACGCGCAATATGAGTTCCCGGTCGGCAACGACATGAATGCCTTCATCGGCGGCGCGATGAACTATCAGGGGCGTACCAATGGTGGCCTGGGCGATCTCGCGCTTTTCGACATGCCGGGCTATACGCTCTACGACGCCCGCATCGGCGTGAAGTCGCCCGACGACAAATGGCGCGCGTCGTTCACGGTCCAGAATTTGACCGACAAATATTACTCGACGCTCGTGAACCTGCCGACCGCCGATGCGGTCATCCGCTACACCGGACGTCCGCGGACATGGGCCTTCAACCTGTCCTACCGGTACTGA
- a CDS encoding NAD(P)/FAD-dependent oxidoreductase produces the protein MTVGPQSIVVVGGGHAGGAIALSLRENGATGDIVIVGEEPVAPYERPALSKEMLLAQVDAPVPLASPERWPERGIALRLATKVAAIDRTHRCVLLEDDSALPYDVLILATGGTARSISGSLEAGAFTLRTVADAESLRSRARISRSALILGGGLIGLEVAASLRQAGLEVDLVGADRQVAARSFPRVASDWIADAHVKAGVRLHLGSRVTALRRAEGGIEAQLANGQHLVSDLVILGLGIEPNSRLAADAGLPCNGGILVDEDYRTLGDRRIFAIGDIAERSAIDGVRPSRDESWSHARRSAAIAARAILALPPEPEEAPWFWTSQFGHMIQVAGTTDTRLTAVRRGPGVMLYLDGNRLAGIACLDTPRDFLAGRRAIASGQGVDVARAADPATDLRKCFFTHMAPHAGVMS, from the coding sequence ATGACAGTCGGCCCCCAATCGATCGTGGTGGTTGGCGGGGGGCACGCGGGCGGCGCCATCGCGCTGTCGCTCCGTGAAAACGGAGCGACAGGCGATATCGTCATCGTCGGGGAAGAGCCGGTCGCGCCCTATGAGCGACCGGCCCTGTCCAAGGAGATGCTGCTGGCGCAGGTCGATGCTCCGGTTCCTCTTGCCTCTCCGGAGCGATGGCCGGAGCGCGGGATCGCGCTTCGCCTGGCGACAAAAGTGGCTGCGATCGACCGGACGCATCGCTGCGTTCTGCTCGAGGACGATAGCGCCTTGCCGTATGATGTACTGATTTTGGCGACCGGCGGCACAGCGCGGAGCATTTCTGGCAGTCTGGAGGCGGGGGCGTTCACCTTGCGAACGGTTGCGGACGCAGAATCGCTGCGGAGTCGCGCGCGGATCTCGCGTTCCGCCCTCATACTGGGTGGCGGATTGATCGGGCTCGAGGTCGCCGCGTCGTTGCGTCAGGCAGGTCTCGAAGTCGATCTCGTCGGCGCCGATCGGCAGGTTGCCGCGCGCAGCTTTCCTCGTGTTGCATCGGATTGGATCGCTGACGCCCATGTAAAGGCGGGCGTTCGCCTGCACTTGGGCAGTAGGGTCACCGCACTGCGGCGCGCCGAGGGCGGTATCGAAGCGCAATTGGCTAATGGGCAGCACCTCGTGTCCGACCTCGTCATCTTGGGGCTCGGTATCGAACCGAATAGCCGGCTGGCGGCAGATGCAGGGCTTCCTTGCAATGGGGGAATCCTCGTCGATGAAGACTATCGGACGCTGGGCGATCGCAGAATATTCGCGATCGGCGACATTGCCGAGCGGTCGGCGATCGACGGCGTGCGGCCCTCGCGCGACGAGAGCTGGTCGCATGCGCGTCGATCTGCTGCTATCGCGGCGCGCGCGATCCTCGCCCTGCCACCGGAACCCGAGGAGGCGCCTTGGTTCTGGACGAGCCAGTTCGGGCATATGATCCAGGTCGCGGGTACTACGGACACGCGCCTGACCGCTGTCCGCCGTGGTCCCGGCGTAATGCTGTATCTCGACGGCAACAGGCTCGCGGGCATCGCATGCCTCGACACACCCAGGGATTTCCTTGCCGGCCGGCGCGCGATCGCGTCGGGGCAGGGCGTCGATGTCGCGCGTGCCGCCGATCCGGCCACCGATCTGCGCAAATGTTTCTTCACCCATATGGCGCCCCACGCAGGAGTAATGTCATGA
- a CDS encoding aromatic ring-hydroxylating oxygenase subunit alpha, with the protein MTDAASLAALIDDRPEDGIFAVDSAVFTDEAIFEAEMTAIFEGTWIFIGLASQLPKPHSFFTTYIGRQPVIVMKDGKGKIGCFLNTCRHRGTLLCPLKHGRQKFHTCRYHGWSYDSGGENVHVTAEATGQYAASFTEADHNLIRVPRFESYRGLLFASLNPDVPTLDDHLGDAKVFIDLVVDQSPVGEIEYVPGEVTYTFKGNWKLQFENGLDFYHFSTTHSAYVDILAQRGKRGTLGVLTSEDEPEAQGSFNFHYGHAVNFSILQQSLFSRPLCLEQDALDAVRERVGPVRAKWMLRQRNLTIYPNLQIIDINSAQIRTWRPLSASKTEMTSHCLGIVGERPAARRFRIRGYEDFFNPPGLASSDDNAMYELCQAGYAAQAGPRQGYGRGLAGTPGAGDAQAAELGITPVESSMGVGKAFGNEAFGGETNFFPGYREWKRLLQRGNG; encoded by the coding sequence ATGACCGATGCCGCCAGCCTCGCCGCGCTGATCGATGATCGGCCCGAAGACGGTATTTTCGCCGTCGACAGCGCGGTATTCACCGACGAAGCGATTTTCGAGGCCGAGATGACCGCGATCTTCGAGGGAACGTGGATTTTCATCGGCCTCGCATCCCAATTGCCCAAACCCCACAGTTTCTTCACGACCTATATCGGCCGGCAGCCGGTGATCGTTATGAAGGACGGCAAGGGCAAGATCGGATGCTTCCTCAACACGTGCCGGCACCGTGGAACGCTGCTTTGCCCGCTCAAGCACGGGCGCCAGAAGTTCCACACCTGCCGCTATCATGGCTGGTCCTATGATTCAGGCGGCGAGAATGTCCATGTGACCGCCGAGGCGACGGGCCAGTATGCAGCGAGCTTTACCGAGGCGGATCACAATCTCATTCGGGTTCCACGCTTCGAGAGCTATCGCGGACTCCTTTTTGCGAGCCTCAATCCCGACGTCCCGACGCTGGACGATCATCTGGGTGACGCCAAGGTCTTCATCGATCTTGTCGTGGATCAGAGTCCCGTCGGCGAGATCGAATATGTTCCGGGAGAGGTGACGTACACCTTCAAGGGCAACTGGAAACTGCAGTTCGAGAATGGCCTTGATTTCTACCATTTCAGCACGACGCACAGCGCCTATGTCGATATATTGGCGCAGCGCGGAAAGCGCGGCACGCTCGGGGTTCTCACGAGCGAAGACGAACCCGAAGCGCAGGGGAGTTTCAACTTCCACTACGGACATGCCGTCAATTTCTCGATCCTGCAGCAGAGCCTGTTCAGCCGACCGCTGTGCCTCGAACAGGATGCACTCGATGCGGTCCGCGAACGGGTTGGCCCCGTCCGCGCGAAATGGATGCTCCGACAACGCAATCTGACCATTTATCCGAACCTCCAGATCATCGACATCAACTCGGCCCAGATCCGGACATGGCGTCCGCTTTCGGCCAGCAAGACCGAAATGACGTCGCACTGCCTGGGCATCGTGGGCGAGCGGCCCGCGGCCCGTCGCTTTCGTATCCGGGGCTATGAGGATTTCTTCAATCCGCCTGGCCTGGCTAGTTCGGACGATAATGCGATGTATGAGTTATGTCAGGCGGGCTATGCCGCGCAGGCCGGCCCGAGGCAGGGGTATGGGCGCGGCCTCGCTGGTACGCCCGGTGCGGGCGACGCGCAAGCGGCGGAACTGGGCATCACGCCCGTCGAAAGCTCGATGGGCGTGGGCAAGGCGTTCGGCAACGAAGCCTTTGGCGGCGAGACGAACTTCTTCCCCGGTTATCGTGAGTGGAAGCGCTTGCTGCAGCGGGGAAACGGCTGA
- a CDS encoding aromatic-ring-hydroxylating dioxygenase subunit beta, producing MGAATGISEAPADPVARALASDLLFQEADALDSQDWTGWLALYREDARFWMPAWLDEYRNTSNPDTEVSLIYHEMRWELEERVHRLGSRKSVTTLPLPRTLHMIGGSRVTAHSENRLDVRSHATVHVYDPRTFDHHVAAVRYSHSFVREDAGPWLIASKTIILINDRMPSVVDFYTV from the coding sequence ATGGGCGCCGCAACCGGAATTTCGGAGGCGCCGGCCGATCCCGTTGCGCGCGCGCTCGCTTCGGATCTCCTGTTTCAGGAAGCGGATGCGCTCGACTCCCAGGACTGGACCGGCTGGCTCGCGCTTTACCGCGAGGACGCCCGCTTCTGGATGCCCGCATGGCTGGACGAGTATCGGAATACCTCGAATCCCGATACCGAAGTGTCGCTCATCTACCATGAAATGCGGTGGGAGCTAGAGGAACGGGTTCACAGGCTCGGTTCGCGCAAGTCGGTGACGACCCTGCCGCTTCCCCGTACGCTTCATATGATAGGCGGATCGAGGGTAACGGCGCATTCGGAAAACCGGCTGGATGTTCGTTCGCACGCCACCGTGCATGTCTATGATCCCAGGACCTTCGACCATCATGTCGCAGCCGTGAGATACAGCCACAGCTTTGTCCGCGAGGACGCGGGGCCATGGCTGATCGCATCGAAGACGATCATCCTCATCAACGACCGCATGCCGAGCGTCGTCGATTTTTATACCGTTTAG
- a CDS encoding non-heme iron oxygenase ferredoxin subunit → MSISADDAASWHPITRSELIPEGEIFAATFGDREIAVYNVSGTFYATSNICTHAFALLSDGWLEDCVVECPLHNARFDVRDGAALASPAEGSLQCYPVRVADGVVEVSF, encoded by the coding sequence ATGTCCATTTCAGCAGATGATGCCGCAAGCTGGCATCCGATTACGCGGTCCGAACTCATTCCAGAAGGCGAGATCTTCGCCGCAACATTCGGCGACAGGGAGATCGCAGTCTATAATGTGAGCGGTACATTCTACGCGACAAGCAACATCTGTACCCATGCCTTCGCCCTCTTGTCGGATGGATGGCTCGAAGACTGCGTTGTCGAATGTCCGCTTCACAATGCGCGCTTCGACGTGCGCGACGGCGCGGCGCTGGCAAGTCCTGCCGAAGGGTCGCTGCAATGCTACCCGGTGCGCGTTGCCGACGGGGTGGTGGAAGTCAGCTTCTGA
- a CDS encoding TonB-dependent receptor — protein sequence MQIKWMLGCASSVAALVPGLALAQATGQGVDAPNEIIVTAQKRAQNIQDVPITMQAVGGEQLAQRGIQSAYDIPKIAPNITVSTQGAANRQIAIRGVGTNDFFGNATGSVGVYMDEVTMSAPYLTNLGLYDLDRVEVLRGPQNSLFGRNTTGGAVNYISKQPELGGGVDGFVRLNYGNFNRIDAETGFNVPLGDVAALRLAGMFQHSDGMWHNLADGGARYGKKNRFSLRGTLLLEPSDNTKITLNAHYGQEDSQIDPFRFVGLRAPSGSIFAPGLSPRQLDFEGISGGANSQGRVVDTSRWSDIYRVGDDQQYVEAYGFYAKLVQDLGDVSLTSITSYDKSDVRFTYDLGGPGATDNDITMINGNDQRFKQMSQELRLQSTGKGPLRWIAGLYYFHESSLLGQNMGFGPFNGGTGAGGAAALLLLAGDPYSNQAAFSIARLKNEVLSPYGQVEYDISQTVTVSFGLRYTDDKKSAPSLFVGNVGTGTLGRDQFRSNAVIGSLTGGLPLCDLDGDGNLAGGTPDNRGKPCAQTLAPDDIRAKKWGGKVGIDFKLADDTLLYASASRGFRSGKHDIEFFHGPQTGFAREDQQVETLDAFEVGLKSELFDRTLVLNAAVFYYIWKDQQFFDVNPSTGPVFINVPESQLKGAEVELRWNPGSGFSAQLSGGYLDSEVTDAGTDPSGLVQKGHALPFAPKYSANALVAKEFEIGDNKLRLQADLQYLSKSKGFLRDVNYVNAIGSSIFLNTRATWFFGADHRYDLSVYATNLTGQTRCEYKRDLFAFSGAAYCLPNSGRTLFGAEARVKF from the coding sequence ATGCAGATCAAATGGATGCTCGGGTGCGCATCAAGCGTCGCGGCCCTGGTTCCGGGACTGGCGCTTGCGCAGGCCACCGGACAAGGCGTCGACGCGCCGAACGAGATCATCGTGACGGCCCAGAAACGGGCGCAGAATATTCAGGACGTGCCGATCACCATGCAGGCCGTCGGGGGCGAGCAGCTGGCGCAGCGCGGCATCCAGTCGGCCTATGATATTCCCAAGATCGCTCCGAACATCACCGTGTCGACCCAGGGCGCGGCCAATCGCCAGATCGCGATCCGTGGGGTCGGGACCAACGACTTCTTCGGCAATGCGACGGGATCGGTCGGCGTCTATATGGACGAAGTCACGATGAGCGCACCCTATCTCACCAACCTTGGCCTGTACGATCTGGACCGGGTGGAGGTGCTGCGCGGACCACAAAATTCCCTGTTTGGCCGCAACACGACCGGCGGTGCGGTAAACTATATTTCAAAGCAGCCGGAACTCGGAGGCGGGGTCGACGGGTTCGTCCGTCTCAACTACGGGAACTTCAACCGGATCGACGCGGAAACTGGCTTTAACGTGCCGCTTGGCGACGTCGCGGCCCTTCGCCTTGCAGGCATGTTTCAGCATTCCGACGGTATGTGGCATAATCTGGCTGACGGCGGCGCGCGCTACGGCAAGAAAAACCGCTTTTCGCTTCGTGGAACGCTGCTCCTCGAGCCGAGCGATAATACGAAAATAACGCTGAACGCGCATTACGGGCAGGAAGACAGTCAGATCGATCCCTTCCGGTTCGTCGGTCTGCGCGCGCCTTCTGGGTCGATCTTCGCGCCCGGCCTTTCGCCGAGGCAGCTCGATTTCGAAGGCATTTCGGGTGGCGCCAACTCGCAGGGCCGCGTGGTCGATACATCGAGATGGAGCGACATTTACCGCGTCGGCGATGACCAGCAATATGTCGAGGCCTATGGCTTTTACGCCAAGCTGGTACAGGATCTGGGCGATGTCAGCCTCACGTCGATCACATCCTACGACAAGTCCGACGTCCGATTCACATATGATCTCGGCGGTCCGGGTGCGACCGATAACGACATCACGATGATCAACGGCAATGATCAACGCTTCAAGCAGATGAGCCAGGAATTACGCCTGCAATCGACCGGCAAAGGCCCGCTACGCTGGATCGCCGGCCTCTACTATTTTCACGAAAGCTCGCTCCTCGGGCAGAATATGGGGTTCGGCCCGTTCAATGGCGGGACCGGCGCGGGCGGGGCGGCCGCACTGCTACTGCTTGCCGGCGACCCGTACAGCAATCAGGCGGCGTTCAGCATCGCCCGGCTCAAAAACGAGGTGCTGTCGCCCTATGGCCAGGTCGAATATGATATCAGCCAGACGGTGACCGTCAGCTTCGGGCTTCGCTACACCGACGACAAGAAGAGCGCGCCTTCGCTCTTCGTCGGCAACGTTGGAACCGGGACACTCGGTCGTGACCAGTTCCGGTCGAACGCAGTGATCGGCTCGCTCACGGGCGGCCTTCCGCTTTGCGACCTGGACGGCGACGGAAATCTCGCCGGCGGTACGCCCGACAATCGCGGCAAACCCTGTGCGCAAACCCTCGCGCCGGACGACATCCGCGCCAAGAAATGGGGCGGGAAGGTCGGGATCGACTTCAAGCTCGCCGACGACACGCTTCTCTATGCCAGCGCTTCGCGGGGATTCCGCTCGGGCAAGCACGACATCGAGTTTTTCCACGGGCCGCAGACCGGCTTTGCGCGGGAAGATCAACAAGTGGAAACGCTCGACGCGTTCGAGGTAGGGCTGAAATCGGAACTGTTCGACCGCACCCTGGTGCTGAACGCGGCGGTCTTCTATTATATCTGGAAGGACCAGCAGTTCTTCGACGTCAATCCCAGTACGGGTCCGGTCTTCATCAACGTCCCGGAATCGCAGCTCAAAGGCGCGGAGGTCGAACTTCGCTGGAATCCGGGCAGCGGCTTTTCCGCGCAGCTTTCGGGCGGGTATCTCGACAGCGAGGTGACTGACGCCGGCACCGATCCCTCGGGTCTGGTCCAGAAGGGGCATGCCCTGCCGTTTGCCCCGAAATATTCGGCCAATGCACTGGTGGCGAAAGAGTTCGAGATCGGCGACAACAAGCTGCGCCTGCAAGCCGACCTTCAGTATCTCAGCAAGTCAAAGGGCTTCCTGCGCGACGTCAATTATGTCAATGCGATCGGGAGCAGCATCTTCCTGAACACGCGGGCGACATGGTTCTTCGGTGCCGACCACCGCTACGATCTCAGCGTCTATGCCACGAACCTTACCGGGCAGACGCGTTGCGAGTATAAACGCGACCTGTTCGCTTTTTCGGGAGCCGCTTACTGCCTGCCGAATTCGGGCCGGACGCTTTTTGGCGCCGAGGCGCGAGTGAAGTTCTGA
- a CDS encoding IS630 family transposase (programmed frameshift), which translates to MNKKYRVTLTAEERAELAQLLARGKADVRKLRHAQVLLKADTAGPGWSDARIAEALDISVATIERLRQRFVEEGLAASLSPYRGGKRIYARKLDGDAEAHLIALACSAPPEGRGRWTLRLLARQMVELAYVDHLSHETVRRRLKKNALHPHWRRMWCIPDKQSAEFAYHMEDVLEVYHRPYDPQRPVVCLDETFKQLIGETRQPLPLRPGAAERFDHVYVGNGTASLFLACEPLAGWRQVAVTDHRRRAEWAWFVRDLIEEHYAGANKIVLVMDQLNTHSAASFYDAFPPAEARRLAERLEIHLTPKHGSWLNIAEIEFSALARQCLARRIACADTLRRHIDKWQEARNADATPVQWHFTTANARIKLRSLYPAVEP; encoded by the exons ATGAACAAGAAGTACCGGGTGACGCTGACGGCGGAGGAGCGCGCCGAGCTCGCCCAGCTCCTGGCGCGCGGCAAGGCCGATGTCCGCAAGCTCCGTCACGCCCAGGTGCTCCTCAAAGCCGACACGGCAGGACCGGGTTGGTCGGACGCGCGCATTGCCGAGGCGCTCGACATCAGCGTGGCGACGATTGAGCGGCTGCGTCAGCGCTTCGTCGAGGAGGGCCTCGCGGCCTCGCTCAGCCCTTATCGCGGCGGCAAGCGCATCTATGCGCGCAAACTCGATGGCGACGCCGAGGCGCACTTGATCGCGCTGGCCTGTTCTGCTCCACCCGAGGGACGCGGCCGCTGGACGCTGCGCCTGCTTGCCCGGCAGATGGTCGAGCTCGCCTATGTTGATCACCTGAGCCACGAGACGGTGCGG AGGCGCTTAAAAAAGAACGCCCTGCACCCGCACTGGCGTCGTATGTGGTGCATTCCCGACAAGCAGTCGGCCGAGTTCGCCTACCACATGGAGGACGTGCTCGAGGTCTATCACCGTCCCTATGATCCGCAGCGGCCGGTTGTCTGCCTGGATGAGACGTTCAAACAGCTGATCGGCGAGACGCGCCAGCCGCTGCCCCTGCGGCCTGGCGCAGCCGAGCGCTTCGATCATGTCTATGTGGGCAACGGCACTGCCAGCCTGTTCCTGGCCTGCGAGCCGCTCGCCGGCTGGCGCCAGGTCGCGGTGACCGATCACCGGCGCCGTGCTGAGTGGGCGTGGTTTGTCCGCGACCTCATCGAGGAGCATTATGCAGGAGCCAATAAGATCGTGCTGGTCATGGATCAGCTCAACACGCATTCGGCGGCCAGCTTCTATGACGCCTTCCCACCGGCCGAAGCGCGGCGCCTGGCCGAGCGGCTCGAAATCCACCTGACGCCCAAGCACGGCTCGTGGCTCAACATCGCCGAGATCGAGTTCTCCGCCCTTGCCCGGCAGTGCCTGGCGCGCCGCATCGCCTGCGCCGACACGCTCAGGCGTCACATCGACAAATGGCAGGAGGCGCGAAATGCCGACGCGACACCCGTCCAATGGCACTTCACCACCGCCAATGCGCGCATCAAGCTCCGCAGCCTCTACCCAGCAGTTGAGCCCTGA
- a CDS encoding aldehyde dehydrogenase family protein: protein MIKVIAPSTEEVAYQVTEVKEADIVVTVEAARCSRSRTPAADVTCRARRLPPCHRHENCGEGRGYGRGGAYGDWNPGWVWARIGLVGCVVYEHHASLADSFPFVERHVPGPTGETVSGCFVQEPVGVVAAIIP, encoded by the coding sequence ATGATCAAGGTCATCGCGCCGTCAACCGAAGAGGTCGCATATCAGGTTACCGAAGTGAAAGAGGCCGATATCGTCGTCACGGTGGAGGCCGCGCGATGCTCTCGATCACGGACCCCAGCCGCGGATGTCACATGCCGAGCGCGCAGGCTACCTCCGTGCCACCGCCACGAAAATTGCGGAGAGGGCCGAGGATATGGCCGCGGCGGCGCCTATGGAGACTGGAATCCTGGATGGGTTTGGGCGCGGATCGGCCTCGTCGGCTGCGTGGTCTACGAACATCATGCCTCGCTTGCCGACAGCTTTCCGTTCGTCGAGCGTCATGTCCCCGGGCCGACGGGGGAGACGGTGTCGGGCTGCTTTGTACAGGAGCCGGTCGGCGTCGTGGCAGCAATCATTCCCTAG
- a CDS encoding IclR family transcriptional regulator domain-containing protein gives MYNLTMLEANGDPEFMTSLARGLAVLRCFADEQRPMTIAQASRLTGLSRPAVKRCLHTLVRLGYAAQEGVSYVLRPKVLALGYAYLSSSTLAMRAQPLLDQLRDELHESCSLGVNEEDEVYYVARAEVSRIMSISLRVGSRLPLYCTSMGRVLLSGQSKENQRAYLRRAKLVALTPHTQTEPGDLLALFDHVAQEGYAIVDQELEIGLRSIAVPVEGPDGVVAAINIGMQATRITVAELRSRYLPPLRKVAAELRALVTNPRR, from the coding sequence ATGTACAATCTGACAATGCTCGAGGCGAATGGCGATCCTGAGTTCATGACTTCGCTCGCACGTGGGCTCGCGGTGCTGCGGTGCTTTGCCGACGAGCAGCGTCCGATGACCATCGCACAGGCAAGCCGCCTCACGGGACTCAGCCGGCCGGCGGTAAAGCGTTGTCTCCACACGCTCGTCAGGCTCGGCTATGCCGCACAGGAGGGCGTGAGCTACGTTCTGCGACCGAAGGTGCTGGCGCTCGGCTATGCCTATCTCTCGTCCAGCACGCTCGCGATGCGCGCCCAGCCTCTATTGGATCAGCTGCGCGACGAACTCCACGAATCCTGCTCGCTGGGCGTGAACGAAGAGGATGAGGTCTATTATGTCGCCCGCGCCGAAGTATCGCGAATCATGTCGATCTCCTTGCGCGTCGGCAGCCGTCTACCGCTGTATTGCACGTCGATGGGGCGGGTCTTGCTCTCCGGACAGTCGAAAGAGAACCAACGCGCCTATCTGCGACGCGCGAAGCTTGTTGCACTGACGCCGCATACGCAGACTGAGCCGGGCGACCTGCTCGCGCTGTTCGACCATGTTGCCCAGGAGGGCTATGCGATCGTCGACCAGGAGCTTGAGATTGGCCTGCGTTCGATCGCCGTGCCGGTCGAGGGGCCGGACGGCGTCGTGGCGGCAATCAACATCGGGATGCAAGCCACGCGCATCACGGTGGCCGAGCTCCGGTCCCGCTATTTGCCGCCGCTTCGCAAGGTAGCCGCCGAGCTTCGCGCGCTCGTCACGAACCCGCGCCGGTAG
- a CDS encoding 3-oxoacid CoA-transferase subunit A — translation MIDKWGVSAEAAVADIGDGSVVMIGGFGTAGMPDQLIEALIAQGARDLTIINNNAGNGETGVAALIKAGRVKKIICSFPRQADSHHFDAAYRAGRIELELVPQGNLAARIQAAGAGLGAIFTPTGFGTLLAEGKETREIGGRQYVLEYPIHADFALIKAHRGDRWGNLVYRKTARNFGPIMAMAAKTTIAQVARIVPLGDLDPEAVVTPGIFVQRVVEAAPLPLHAVA, via the coding sequence ATGATCGACAAGTGGGGCGTCAGTGCCGAAGCGGCAGTGGCGGATATCGGGGACGGTTCGGTCGTGATGATCGGCGGGTTCGGCACCGCGGGAATGCCCGACCAGCTCATCGAAGCGCTGATCGCGCAAGGCGCCCGCGACCTTACGATCATCAATAACAACGCCGGCAACGGCGAGACCGGCGTTGCCGCGCTCATTAAGGCCGGCAGAGTGAAAAAGATCATCTGCTCCTTTCCGCGCCAGGCGGACTCGCATCATTTCGACGCTGCCTATCGTGCCGGTCGAATCGAGTTGGAACTCGTGCCGCAAGGCAACCTTGCCGCACGCATCCAGGCGGCGGGGGCGGGGCTCGGCGCGATTTTTACTCCGACCGGCTTCGGGACGCTTCTCGCCGAAGGGAAGGAGACCCGTGAGATCGGTGGGCGCCAATATGTGCTTGAGTATCCCATCCACGCCGATTTTGCGCTGATTAAGGCGCATCGGGGCGACCGCTGGGGGAACCTCGTCTACCGCAAGACCGCCCGGAATTTCGGACCCATTATGGCGATGGCGGCCAAGACGACGATTGCGCAGGTTGCGCGGATTGTGCCGCTTGGCGATCTTGACCCCGAGGCAGTCGTTACGCCGGGGATCTTCGTGCAGCGGGTCGTCGAAGCGGCACCCTTGCCCCTCCACGCCGTAGCGTGA
- a CDS encoding 3-oxoacid CoA-transferase subunit B, which yields MERLNRHQMAARVAKDIPEGAYVNLGIGLPTIVANYLPVDRDIFLQSENGLLGMGPAPAPGEEDWELINAGKQAVTLLTGGCYFDHADSFAMMRAGHIDICVLGAFQVSVHGDLANWHTGQPGAIPAVGGAMDLAIGAKQTFVMMELLTKQGESKLVEACHYPLTGLGCVSRVYTDIAVFAVGPSGAGVLEMVDGLTIEDLRKLTGVPLRESMAHLA from the coding sequence ATGGAACGCTTGAACCGGCACCAAATGGCCGCGCGGGTCGCCAAGGATATCCCCGAGGGCGCCTATGTAAATCTTGGCATTGGCCTTCCGACTATCGTCGCGAACTATCTCCCTGTCGACCGCGACATATTCCTCCAGAGCGAAAATGGCCTGCTCGGAATGGGACCGGCACCGGCGCCCGGCGAAGAAGATTGGGAACTCATCAACGCCGGGAAGCAGGCAGTGACCCTCTTGACCGGTGGCTGCTATTTCGATCATGCTGACAGCTTCGCGATGATGCGGGCCGGCCACATCGACATCTGCGTGCTCGGCGCTTTCCAGGTTTCGGTGCACGGCGATCTCGCAAACTGGCACACCGGGCAGCCGGGCGCCATACCGGCTGTCGGCGGGGCCATGGATCTCGCGATCGGCGCCAAGCAGACCTTCGTCATGATGGAACTGCTGACCAAGCAAGGCGAGAGCAAGCTGGTCGAAGCCTGTCACTACCCGCTCACGGGGCTCGGCTGTGTTTCGCGCGTCTATACGGATATCGCTGTCTTTGCCGTGGGTCCGTCCGGTGCCGGCGTCCTCGAGATGGTCGATGGCCTGACCATCGAGGATTTGCGCAAGCTGACCGGCGTACCGCTTCGCGAAAGCATGGCGCATCTGGCCTGA